AAAAGCTGCCCGTATACAAGATGCCGCACCTTGAAGGCTGGGCCATGGCCGGTGACTACATATTCGTACCGGCGATAGGGCATCACCAGGTGCTGGTTATCGACAGGCAATCATGGAAGGTTGTCAGGAGAATTGATGTCCAGGGTCAACCCGTGTTTGTGATGGCTCGACCGGATTCACGGCAGGTATGGGTGAATTTTGCCCACCCGGATAACTCGGTAGTTCAGATTATTGACGTGGCCTCGATGGCACTTATCAAGACGCTGACGCCAGGCAAGGCGGTTCTGCACATGGAGTTTACGCCACGGGGCGAACATGTGTGGGTATCAGTTCGTGATGATGACAAGGTTGTTGTCTATGACACGGCCAGTTTCAGACAGTTGGCGCTGGTGCCGGTCGCCAAACCCAGTGGCATTTTCTTTTCCAGTCGTGCCGGCAAGATCGGGCTATAGCCGTGCAACGGGATCAATCCATGAACAACACGATTCTGTCCGAACTTGAAAAACACCTGCTGAACGACTACCAGCACGGCTTTCCACTCACTGCTACGCCCTATGCCGACATCGCTGCACAGCTGGGCGTATCGGAAGCCGAAGTATTGCAGGCACTCGAGACGTTGACCGAAGCCGGTGTTGTCAGCCGCGTGGGCGCGGTATTTGCGCCAAACCATGTGGGTGTCAGTACGTTGGCCGCCATGTCAGTACCTGCCGAACTGGTAGATGAAGTCGCTGGTTTGATAAACAGCTATCGGGCGGTAAATCACAATTATGAGCGCGAGCACGCGTTTAATATCTGGTTCGTGGCCACGGCGCCGGACCAGGCCAGCCTGGATGCAACTCTGGCAGACATTGAAAGACGCAGTGGCTACGCCGTGATGTCGCTACCCATGGTCGAGGATTACCATATTGATCTTGGTTTCCCGCTGCAGTGGGGGCACGGGCTGATTGAAGACTATGACGTCAATGGCGGCGGAGGCAGGCGATGAAAAAATTGACTGATCAGGATCGCGCATTGATCGAGGCCATTCAGAAGGGGCTGCCCCTGGTCAGCCACCCCTATGCCGAGATTGGCGAGCAACTGGGATTGACCGAGCAGGAGGTGATCCAGCGCCTGCAATCCCTGACCGGGATTGGCGCCATACGACGCATGGGTGTGGTGGTTCGTCATCGCAAGCTGGGTTATCGCGCCAATGCCATGGTGGTGTGGGATGTGCCGGATGCGCGTATCCGTGACCTTGGCCGCTGTTTCGGCCAGTTCGAGTTTGTTACCCTTTGTTACCAGCGCCCAAGGCGTTTGCCGCATTGGCGTTACAACCTTTTTTGCATGATTCATGGCCGTGATCGTGAAGCGGTACTGGCTAACCTTGACCGGCTGAAGACCGCCTGTGGCGCCGATGCGATTCCGCATGATGTTTTGTTCAGCAGTCGCTGTTTCAAGCAGCGTGGCGCGCTGTATGTTCATGGCGGTCAGTCGTCTGAGCCCGACACGAGGCTGAATTATGGATAGCGTGGACCGGGATATCATCAACGGCCTGCAGGGCGGTTTTCCCGTGTGCGAGCACCCATTCAGGGAAACGGCAGCCCGGTTTGGAATCGAGGAGGCTGAACTGATCAGCCGAATCCAGCAGCTTCAGCAGGAGGGATTTATCAGCCGGTTCGGACCGATGTACCATGCCGAGCGACTGGGTGGCGGCCTGACTCTGGCGGCCATGGCAATAGCTGAACGCGACTTCGGACGAGTCACGCGCATCGTCAATGCCTACCCGGAAGTGGCGCATAACTACCGGCGTGAACACGAATTCAATATGTGGTTTGTACTGGCTACGGAATCACCGGCGCGTATCGACAGCGTGATCAGGGAGATCGAACGGCAGACCGGGTACCTGGTATACAACATGCCAAAGCTGGAGGAGTTTTTCATCGGACTGAAGTTCGAGGTTTGATGTGTTATGGCGAGTGCAAGCGCAAAACCTGTTCCGAGACTTGATATCGTTATGAGCGAAGCAACCGTGTATCGTCCT
Above is a window of Gammaproteobacteria bacterium DNA encoding:
- a CDS encoding Lrp/AsnC family transcriptional regulator; the protein is MNNTILSELEKHLLNDYQHGFPLTATPYADIAAQLGVSEAEVLQALETLTEAGVVSRVGAVFAPNHVGVSTLAAMSVPAELVDEVAGLINSYRAVNHNYEREHAFNIWFVATAPDQASLDATLADIERRSGYAVMSLPMVEDYHIDLGFPLQWGHGLIEDYDVNGGGGRR
- a CDS encoding AsnC family transcriptional regulator → MKKLTDQDRALIEAIQKGLPLVSHPYAEIGEQLGLTEQEVIQRLQSLTGIGAIRRMGVVVRHRKLGYRANAMVVWDVPDARIRDLGRCFGQFEFVTLCYQRPRRLPHWRYNLFCMIHGRDREAVLANLDRLKTACGADAIPHDVLFSSRCFKQRGALYVHGGQSSEPDTRLNYG
- a CDS encoding Lrp/AsnC family transcriptional regulator, encoding MDSVDRDIINGLQGGFPVCEHPFRETAARFGIEEAELISRIQQLQQEGFISRFGPMYHAERLGGGLTLAAMAIAERDFGRVTRIVNAYPEVAHNYRREHEFNMWFVLATESPARIDSVIREIERQTGYLVYNMPKLEEFFIGLKFEV